The following proteins are encoded in a genomic region of Methylibium petroleiphilum PM1:
- the yihA gene encoding ribosome biogenesis GTP-binding protein YihA/YsxC, translating to MNSPTPAVPDPAKVALAWTHTARFLTTAARMEHLPVNELPEIAFVGRSNAGKSTAINLLTQQKRLAFASKTPGRTQHINLFSLGPKDAPDALFADLPGYGYAAVARGAKLRWQQVMAEYLETRRSLSGVVLMVDSRLGFTELDQQLLAFVAPRVGTGEIKLLVLLTKADKLNRREADAALAAAQGVLRQLATDDADLSLALFSALSRRGVGDAAQVLHTWAHGEPAPGSTPAG from the coding sequence ATGAACTCGCCCACTCCGGCGGTCCCGGACCCCGCCAAAGTGGCGCTGGCCTGGACCCACACCGCCCGCTTTCTCACCACCGCCGCGCGGATGGAACACCTGCCGGTCAACGAGCTGCCGGAGATTGCCTTCGTGGGCCGCTCGAACGCCGGCAAGTCCACCGCGATCAACCTGCTGACGCAGCAGAAGCGCCTGGCCTTCGCCTCGAAGACGCCCGGCCGCACCCAGCACATCAACCTGTTCTCGCTCGGCCCGAAGGATGCGCCCGACGCGCTGTTCGCCGACCTGCCCGGCTACGGCTACGCGGCCGTCGCGCGCGGAGCAAAGCTGCGCTGGCAGCAGGTGATGGCGGAGTATCTGGAAACGCGGCGCAGCCTGTCGGGCGTGGTGCTGATGGTCGATTCCCGGCTGGGCTTCACCGAACTCGATCAACAGCTGCTGGCCTTCGTGGCGCCGCGCGTCGGCACCGGAGAGATCAAGCTGCTGGTGCTGCTGACCAAGGCCGACAAGCTCAACCGCCGCGAGGCCGATGCCGCGCTCGCTGCCGCGCAGGGGGTGCTTCGCCAGTTGGCGACCGACGACGCCGACCTGAGCCTCGCGCTGTTCTCGGCACTGAGCCGGCGCGGTGTCGGTGATGCCGCCCAGGTGCTGCACACCTGGGCGCACGGCGAGCCGGCGCCGGGATCGACGCCGGCTGGCTGA
- the ccsB gene encoding c-type cytochrome biogenesis protein CcsB, producing MNTTTPPAMLTIGRGGYFARRSAFDWIFALLVVAGAGYAFQRYGSHMDGYELGILAGATPLVIGLGWFWGPLRGLAIAVALASFLAIGLYSRTTDGFGADLEAGQQLFLLKYLFASQTAILWMCTLFFMSTLFYWIGFFKQRDSQATAEKIGSLLAWGAVFMALTGTMVRWYESHQIGADIGHIPVSNLYEVFVLFAWMTALFYLYFEANYLQRAASTASGQAANAGSGEGSVRSLGAFVMLIVSASVGFLLWYTVAREAQEIQPLVPALQSWWMKVHVPANFVGYGTFALAAMVAWAYLLKTAATRALVTAFIVLPVGLLAVLGAFAAFAPLQAETVGSLGSAMRLIGGVGAFFALTLALRRPIVAKLPALELLDDVMYRAIAVGFAFFTIATVLGALWAAEAWGGYWSWDPKETWALIVWLNYAAWLHMRLMKGLRGTVAAWWALVGLVVTTFAFLGVNMFLSGLHSYGQL from the coding sequence ATGAACACCACCACGCCCCCCGCCATGCTGACGATCGGTCGCGGCGGCTACTTCGCCCGGCGCAGCGCCTTCGACTGGATCTTCGCGCTGCTGGTCGTGGCCGGTGCCGGCTATGCCTTCCAGCGCTATGGCAGCCACATGGACGGCTACGAACTCGGCATCCTCGCCGGCGCGACACCGCTGGTCATCGGCCTGGGCTGGTTCTGGGGCCCGCTGCGGGGCCTGGCGATCGCCGTCGCGCTGGCCAGCTTCCTCGCGATCGGCCTCTACAGCCGCACCACCGACGGCTTCGGTGCCGACCTCGAGGCCGGGCAGCAGCTGTTCCTGCTGAAGTACCTGTTCGCGAGCCAGACGGCGATCCTGTGGATGTGCACGCTGTTCTTCATGAGCACGCTGTTCTACTGGATCGGTTTCTTCAAGCAGCGCGACAGCCAGGCCACGGCCGAGAAGATCGGCTCGCTGCTGGCCTGGGGCGCGGTGTTCATGGCGCTCACCGGCACCATGGTGCGCTGGTACGAGAGCCACCAGATCGGCGCCGACATCGGCCACATCCCGGTCAGCAACCTCTACGAGGTGTTCGTGCTGTTCGCCTGGATGACGGCGCTGTTCTACCTGTACTTCGAGGCCAACTACCTGCAGCGCGCCGCCAGCACGGCCAGCGGCCAGGCCGCCAATGCCGGCAGCGGTGAGGGCAGCGTGCGCTCGCTCGGTGCCTTCGTGATGCTGATCGTCAGCGCGTCGGTCGGCTTCCTGCTCTGGTACACGGTGGCGCGCGAGGCGCAGGAGATCCAGCCGCTGGTGCCGGCGCTGCAGAGCTGGTGGATGAAGGTGCATGTGCCGGCCAACTTCGTCGGCTACGGCACCTTCGCGCTGGCCGCGATGGTCGCCTGGGCCTACCTGCTGAAGACGGCCGCGACGCGGGCCCTGGTGACCGCTTTCATCGTCCTGCCGGTGGGCTTGCTGGCGGTGCTGGGGGCCTTTGCGGCGTTCGCGCCGCTGCAGGCCGAAACGGTGGGTTCGCTCGGCTCGGCGATGCGCCTGATCGGCGGCGTCGGCGCCTTCTTCGCGCTGACGCTGGCGCTGCGCCGGCCGATCGTCGCCAAGCTGCCGGCGCTGGAACTGCTCGACGACGTGATGTACCGCGCCATCGCGGTCGGCTTCGCTTTCTTCACGATCGCGACCGTGCTCGGCGCGCTGTGGGCCGCCGAGGCCTGGGGCGGCTACTGGAGCTGGGACCCGAAGGAGACCTGGGCGCTGATCGTCTGGCTCAACTACGCGGCCTGGCTGCACATGCGGCTGATGAAGGGGCTGCGCGGCACGGTGGCTGCCTGGTGGGCGCTGGTCGGCCTGGTGGTCACCACCTTTGCCTTCCTCGGCGTGAACATGTTCCTGTCGGGCCTGCACTCCTACGGGCAGTTGTAA
- a CDS encoding patatin-like phospholipase family protein, whose translation MYRIRVLSSLRGGLIVAIVAAAAMAEAGGMSPSPLPAAASAASAPAAARAAAPEPRSLQPAGRPRIGLVLSGGGARGLAHVGVLKVLERERIPIDVIAGTSMGAIIGGLYASGMSAESLERELLKVDWDQLFATRVARRELSQRRKETDFEIASALEIGLRDGELRVPIGTLSSRGLESLLRRYTLPVRAVRDFDRLPTPFRAVATDMENGQPLVLKEGDLALAMRSSMSVPGVFAPTEIEGRILGDGGLVNNLPVDVARAMGADVVIAVNIGTPLGARDTLGSLIGVTTQMINILTEQNVQRSLATLGPRDLLIAPQLGLLSSADFAKAMELIELGELQTAQMVLQLEAYGVDQASYQSWAQARARPGLPQPVLEFVKFDGSEVTRPERFAEQLETRPGKPFAADAAERDARRLAASGDYTRVDYQLLRTGSGDDGVVFNLEEKSWGPNYFRFGLGLSTDFSGRSSFNVKIAHVWRWLDEVGSEWRNVVEIGSRPGWSTEWYRPLGWNTSLGHDWFIAPTASADRREVVTYAGAEGPESGRFRRSSLRLGVDLGQPWGEFGELRLGPYLQRWDDKTLIVSRDFAAPGGGTERREIGLRLRAIVDQLDYAFFAQEGYRLVGELAGGRVRSGSDAGEAERDFSRVEANVNVATTWAAKHTLNFYGSTLFAGRSAPLGRGLYALGGFQNLSGYEPGQVEGNYLLFGRASYYYRLTPPALTRGFFAGLSLEAGNAWAERRQMSLGDLRTGTSVFLGADTGLGPLYVGVAYAPRGDTAVYLLLGRP comes from the coding sequence ATGTACCGCATCCGCGTCCTGTCGTCGCTCCGGGGAGGCTTGATCGTTGCGATCGTCGCAGCGGCGGCAATGGCCGAGGCGGGCGGCATGTCACCGTCGCCACTGCCGGCCGCCGCGTCTGCCGCCTCCGCCCCGGCCGCGGCCCGTGCCGCGGCACCCGAGCCTCGATCCTTGCAACCCGCGGGGCGGCCGCGCATCGGCCTCGTGCTGTCGGGTGGGGGAGCGCGCGGTCTCGCGCACGTCGGCGTGCTGAAGGTGCTGGAGCGCGAGCGCATCCCGATCGATGTGATCGCAGGCACCTCGATGGGCGCGATCATCGGCGGCTTGTATGCGAGCGGCATGAGCGCCGAGTCGCTGGAGCGCGAGCTGCTCAAGGTCGACTGGGACCAGCTGTTCGCGACCCGCGTCGCGCGCCGCGAGCTGTCGCAGCGGCGCAAGGAGACGGACTTCGAGATCGCCTCGGCGCTCGAGATCGGCCTGCGCGACGGCGAGCTGCGCGTGCCGATCGGCACGCTGTCGAGCCGCGGGCTGGAGTCGCTGCTGCGCCGGTACACGCTGCCGGTGCGTGCGGTGCGCGATTTCGACCGCCTGCCCACGCCCTTTCGTGCCGTCGCCACCGACATGGAGAACGGTCAGCCGCTGGTGCTGAAGGAGGGCGATCTGGCGCTTGCGATGCGATCGAGCATGAGCGTGCCCGGCGTGTTCGCACCGACCGAGATCGAGGGGCGCATCCTCGGTGACGGCGGGCTGGTGAACAACCTGCCGGTCGACGTGGCGCGTGCGATGGGCGCCGATGTCGTGATCGCCGTCAACATCGGCACGCCGCTGGGTGCGCGCGACACGCTGGGCTCGCTGATCGGCGTGACCACGCAGATGATCAACATCCTGACTGAGCAGAACGTTCAGCGCAGCCTGGCGACGCTGGGCCCGCGCGATCTGCTGATCGCGCCGCAGCTCGGCCTGCTGAGCTCGGCCGACTTCGCGAAGGCCATGGAGCTCATCGAGCTGGGCGAGCTGCAGACGGCCCAAATGGTGCTGCAGCTCGAGGCCTATGGCGTCGATCAGGCCAGCTACCAGAGCTGGGCGCAGGCGCGGGCGCGGCCCGGTCTTCCTCAGCCCGTATTGGAGTTCGTGAAGTTCGACGGCAGCGAGGTCACGCGGCCGGAACGCTTCGCCGAGCAGCTCGAGACCCGTCCCGGCAAGCCCTTCGCCGCCGATGCCGCCGAGCGGGACGCGCGCCGCCTCGCGGCCAGCGGCGACTACACCCGCGTCGACTATCAGTTGCTGCGCACCGGCAGCGGCGACGACGGCGTGGTGTTCAACCTCGAGGAGAAGTCCTGGGGGCCGAACTACTTCCGCTTCGGGCTCGGTCTGTCCACCGACTTCAGCGGGCGCAGCAGCTTCAACGTCAAGATCGCCCACGTCTGGCGCTGGCTCGACGAGGTCGGCAGCGAGTGGCGCAACGTGGTCGAGATCGGCTCGCGGCCGGGCTGGTCCACCGAGTGGTACCGCCCGCTGGGCTGGAACACCTCGCTGGGCCACGATTGGTTCATCGCCCCGACAGCCAGCGCCGACCGCCGCGAGGTCGTCACCTACGCTGGTGCCGAAGGGCCCGAGAGCGGTCGCTTCCGCCGCAGCAGCCTGCGCCTCGGCGTCGACCTCGGCCAGCCCTGGGGCGAGTTCGGCGAGCTGCGACTCGGACCCTATCTGCAGCGCTGGGATGACAAGACGCTGATCGTCAGTCGCGACTTCGCCGCGCCCGGCGGCGGCACCGAGCGGCGCGAGATCGGCCTGCGTCTGCGGGCCATCGTCGACCAGCTCGACTACGCCTTCTTCGCGCAGGAGGGCTACCGGCTGGTCGGCGAGCTGGCCGGAGGGCGTGTGCGCAGCGGCAGCGATGCCGGTGAAGCCGAGCGCGACTTCAGCCGCGTCGAGGCCAACGTGAATGTCGCCACCACCTGGGCCGCCAAGCACACGCTGAACTTCTACGGCAGCACGCTGTTCGCCGGCCGCTCGGCGCCGCTGGGGCGCGGCCTGTATGCGCTCGGCGGCTTCCAGAATCTTTCGGGCTACGAACCGGGCCAGGTCGAGGGCAACTACCTGCTGTTCGGTCGCGCCAGCTACTACTACCGGCTGACCCCGCCTGCACTGACCCGTGGCTTCTTCGCCGGCTTGTCGTTGGAGGCTGGCAATGCCTGGGCCGAACGCCGCCAGATGAGCCTCGGCGACCTGCGCACCGGCACGAGCGTTTTCCTCGGTGCGGATACCGGGCTGGGCCCGCTCTATGTCGGCGTGGCCTACGCGCCGCGCGGCGACACCGCGGTCTACCTGCTGCTCGGCCGCCCCTGA
- a CDS encoding c-type cytochrome, with translation MKSLLSFLLAAALVTPVLAEEAKAPAKPDLKKGEAISTAVCAACHTADGSRGSPANPILAGQHPEYLAKQLAEFKSGKRNNAIMKGFASTLSEDDMRNVAAFYASKQAKPGFAKSKDTVTLGQQIYRGGIADKQVPACAGCHSPTGAGIPAQYPRVGGQHADYTEAQLVAFRGGARNNNAQMSVIAAKLSDKELKAVADYIAGLR, from the coding sequence ATGAAGTCTCTCCTGTCGTTCCTGTTGGCCGCCGCCCTCGTGACCCCGGTTCTGGCGGAGGAGGCCAAGGCGCCTGCCAAGCCCGACCTCAAGAAGGGCGAGGCGATCTCCACTGCGGTGTGCGCCGCCTGCCACACCGCCGACGGCTCGCGCGGCAGCCCCGCCAACCCCATCCTGGCGGGCCAGCATCCCGAGTACCTCGCCAAGCAGCTGGCCGAGTTCAAGTCGGGCAAGCGCAACAACGCGATCATGAAGGGCTTCGCCTCGACCCTGAGCGAGGACGACATGCGCAACGTGGCGGCCTTCTACGCGAGCAAGCAGGCCAAGCCGGGCTTTGCCAAGAGCAAGGACACCGTCACGCTGGGCCAGCAGATCTACCGCGGCGGCATCGCCGACAAGCAGGTGCCGGCCTGTGCCGGCTGCCACAGCCCGACCGGTGCGGGCATCCCGGCCCAGTACCCGCGCGTCGGCGGCCAGCACGCCGACTACACCGAGGCGCAACTGGTGGCCTTCCGCGGCGGCGCACGCAACAACAACGCCCAGATGAGCGTTATCGCGGCCAAGCTCAGCGACAAGGAGCTCAAGGCCGTCGCCGACTACATCGCCGGGCTGCGCTGA
- a CDS encoding DUF1631 family protein, with product MDVSPLLQRYLDSCLAEVPRWMSRVANEALQALHAPTTRSALRELPARPRDDAELALRHNHPLWARRVGELLGSRWRSEIEAGAPDAGATLSPRPAWSAEALTLVDEAEAEENIELLRAVQLVDHAAEHELHELQSRTATLRGQDAVRATSNLLRPELLVRAVWDASEVLGLGAPARKALMRASGEPLAQALKQVAIDAGRRLADWGVGQAAWKASSTPAARRVAPPNSGYDLTRPGALDSLRSRLSTRYANIDGATRAGPMDEADSLQQLDRNLVHVLARRPLGIQGADRLMARLPFLEAAGRHDDDREIMLLVAHLSGAVLDDALLPLPVRSTLASLQAPLLRVALREPRVLEDHSHPIWQMMIRLASHTAGFQDDDDPRLCALLLDVEVLFTRLQAATPAIAVHAQALTALDSLLVGELDAERREAAAPIAKLQAAARRVTMVEALRRQVRLELQDATSPWRIEGSTPARPAAAVVLDETLQHFLTGPWPEVLAHALINDGEQADTTRGLLAVVPDLLASLAPLRSEDDRRRLVAAVPGLVQRLQQGMARIATPPSQRDAVLATLMACHTDLLRPIGSAAVSLTPEEIVRRMREEELPDEPAPRTPAGDSMFDIATLDTVPAALMPEAPVAGARGWLQHLAVGTWCRLVARGDWTVARVLWVDESREHWLFSDAELGLTHGLTRRALERLADGGLAGPLEQRNLIERAVDALMAPPRGRDTTLG from the coding sequence ATGGATGTCTCGCCGCTGCTGCAGCGCTACCTCGACAGCTGTCTCGCGGAGGTGCCGCGCTGGATGAGCCGGGTCGCGAACGAGGCCCTGCAGGCGCTGCACGCACCGACCACCCGCAGCGCGCTGCGCGAACTGCCGGCGCGCCCGCGCGACGACGCCGAGCTGGCCCTGCGTCACAACCATCCGCTGTGGGCGCGTCGCGTCGGTGAGTTGCTGGGTTCGCGCTGGCGCAGCGAGATCGAGGCCGGCGCGCCCGACGCGGGCGCGACGCTGTCGCCGCGTCCGGCCTGGTCGGCCGAAGCGCTGACGCTGGTCGACGAAGCCGAGGCCGAAGAGAACATCGAGCTGCTGCGCGCGGTGCAGCTGGTCGACCACGCCGCCGAGCACGAGCTGCACGAGCTGCAGTCGCGCACAGCGACGCTGCGCGGCCAGGACGCGGTGCGCGCGACCTCCAACCTGCTGCGGCCCGAGCTGCTGGTGCGGGCGGTGTGGGACGCCAGCGAGGTGCTGGGCCTCGGCGCACCGGCCCGCAAGGCACTGATGCGCGCCAGCGGCGAGCCGCTGGCACAGGCGCTGAAGCAGGTCGCGATCGACGCCGGCCGGCGCCTGGCCGACTGGGGGGTCGGCCAGGCGGCCTGGAAGGCCAGCTCCACGCCGGCGGCACGGCGGGTCGCGCCGCCGAATTCCGGCTACGACCTGACGCGTCCCGGCGCACTCGACAGCCTGCGCAGCCGCCTCAGCACGCGCTACGCGAACATCGACGGTGCCACGCGCGCCGGTCCGATGGACGAGGCCGATTCGCTGCAGCAGCTCGACCGCAATCTGGTGCATGTGCTGGCGCGGCGACCGCTGGGGATCCAGGGCGCCGACCGCCTGATGGCCCGGCTGCCCTTCCTCGAGGCGGCCGGCCGCCACGACGACGACCGCGAGATCATGCTGCTGGTGGCCCACCTGAGCGGCGCCGTGCTCGACGACGCGCTGCTGCCGCTGCCGGTGCGTTCCACGCTGGCCAGCTTGCAGGCACCGTTGCTGCGCGTGGCGCTGCGCGAGCCCCGGGTGCTGGAGGATCACTCGCACCCGATCTGGCAGATGATGATTCGGCTCGCGTCGCACACGGCCGGCTTCCAGGACGACGATGATCCCCGGCTGTGCGCGTTGCTGCTCGACGTCGAGGTGCTGTTCACGCGCCTGCAGGCGGCCACGCCGGCGATCGCGGTGCACGCGCAGGCGCTGACCGCGCTCGATTCGCTGCTGGTCGGCGAGCTCGACGCCGAGCGGCGTGAGGCCGCTGCGCCGATCGCCAAGCTGCAGGCGGCCGCGCGGCGCGTCACGATGGTCGAGGCGCTGCGCCGGCAGGTGCGACTCGAACTGCAGGACGCGACCTCGCCGTGGCGCATCGAGGGCAGTACGCCGGCCCGCCCGGCCGCGGCGGTGGTGCTGGACGAGACGCTGCAGCACTTCCTCACCGGGCCGTGGCCCGAGGTGCTGGCGCATGCCCTGATCAACGACGGCGAGCAGGCCGACACGACGCGCGGTCTGCTGGCCGTGGTGCCGGATCTGCTCGCCAGCCTTGCGCCGCTGCGCAGCGAGGACGACCGTCGCCGCCTGGTGGCCGCGGTGCCGGGCCTGGTGCAGCGACTGCAGCAGGGCATGGCGCGCATCGCCACACCTCCCTCGCAACGCGATGCCGTGCTGGCCACCCTGATGGCATGCCACACCGACCTGTTGCGGCCGATCGGGAGTGCGGCGGTGTCCCTCACGCCAGAGGAAATCGTGCGCCGGATGCGCGAGGAAGAACTGCCGGACGAGCCAGCGCCGCGCACGCCGGCCGGCGACTCGATGTTCGACATCGCGACGCTCGACACCGTGCCGGCGGCGCTGATGCCCGAGGCGCCGGTGGCGGGCGCGCGCGGCTGGCTGCAGCACCTGGCGGTCGGTACCTGGTGCCGGTTGGTCGCCCGCGGCGACTGGACCGTGGCGCGCGTGTTGTGGGTCGACGAGTCGCGCGAGCACTGGCTGTTCAGCGACGCCGAACTCGGACTCACGCACGGCCTCACGCGGCGTGCGCTCGAGCGCCTGGCCGACGGCGGCCTGGCCGGGCCACTGGAGCAGCGCAACCTCATCGAGCGCGCCGTCGACGCCCTGATGGCGCCGCCGCGCGGCCGCGACACCACGTTGGGCTGA
- a CDS encoding cytochrome c biogenesis protein ResB: protein MTVSTTGLELPTRSRTLRAAVEVLSSMRFSITLLTVICIASVIGTVLRQHESMNNYVNQFGPFWAQVFDALDLYAVYSAWWFLLILAFLVASTSLCIARNAPKILVDLKAYKEQIRASSLKSFHHRAEGTLAAPRAEVLDRVSALLVAGGWKAKLQEREGGVMVAARKGAANKLGYLAAHSAIVLICIGGLFDGDLVVRAQMALFDKSAWPGAGLLRNVPAEHVLSEGNPTYRGNILVGEGQRGGTAVIQLKDGVVLQPLPFDIELKKFLVDFYPTGMPKRFASDIVLHDRDTGATRTATVKVNEPVQHRGVMIYLSSFEDGGSKLKLRGWPLGGGTPFQMDGEVGTETKIQSERDGQTLGLEFTGLRVINVENLTAVDASGGTDVRKVDLVNRLESHLGSGAKTRTEKTLQNVGPSISYKLRDAAGQAREYNNYTLPLTLDGQRVFLAGVRETPNEPFRYLRIPADDADGLAGWMRLRGGLNERALREAAVQRYVARATPADKPELAEQLTVSARRALDLYAGIEPVRAGEPAVGGLQALSGFLEASVPEADRERTSDVLLRILNGTLFELLNLTRERAGLKPLVPDEATQAFMTQAVLSLSDAFFYPAPVLLALDDYTQVQASVFQVTRTPGKTLVYLGCLFLIIGVFAMLYVRERRLWVWLEDASDGGGTRLTAALSSTRQTLDTDREFEQIRDSLLAKESA from the coding sequence ATGACCGTCAGTACCACCGGCCTCGAACTGCCGACTCGCTCGCGCACGTTGCGCGCAGCGGTCGAGGTGCTGTCGTCGATGCGGTTCTCGATCACGCTGCTGACCGTGATCTGCATCGCCTCGGTCATCGGTACCGTGCTGCGGCAGCACGAGTCGATGAACAACTACGTGAACCAGTTCGGGCCGTTCTGGGCGCAGGTGTTCGACGCACTCGACCTCTATGCGGTCTACAGCGCCTGGTGGTTCCTGCTGATCCTGGCCTTCCTGGTCGCGTCGACCAGCCTGTGCATCGCGCGCAACGCGCCGAAGATCCTGGTCGATCTCAAGGCCTACAAGGAGCAGATCCGCGCGAGCAGCCTCAAGTCCTTCCATCACCGCGCCGAGGGCACACTCGCCGCGCCACGCGCCGAGGTGCTGGACCGCGTGTCGGCGTTGCTGGTCGCTGGCGGCTGGAAGGCCAAGCTGCAGGAACGCGAGGGCGGCGTGATGGTGGCGGCCCGAAAGGGCGCTGCCAACAAGCTCGGCTATCTGGCCGCGCACTCGGCGATCGTGCTGATCTGCATCGGCGGCCTGTTCGACGGTGACCTGGTGGTGCGTGCGCAGATGGCGCTGTTCGACAAGTCCGCCTGGCCCGGGGCCGGCCTGCTGCGCAACGTGCCGGCCGAGCATGTGCTCTCCGAGGGCAACCCGACCTACCGCGGCAACATCCTGGTCGGCGAAGGCCAGCGTGGCGGCACCGCGGTGATCCAGCTGAAGGACGGCGTGGTGCTGCAGCCGCTGCCGTTCGACATCGAGCTGAAGAAGTTCCTGGTCGACTTCTACCCGACCGGCATGCCCAAGCGATTCGCCAGCGACATCGTGCTGCACGACCGCGACACCGGCGCCACCCGCACCGCGACCGTGAAGGTCAACGAGCCGGTGCAGCACCGCGGCGTGATGATCTACCTGTCGAGCTTCGAGGACGGCGGCTCCAAGCTCAAGCTCCGGGGCTGGCCGCTGGGCGGCGGGACGCCGTTCCAGATGGACGGCGAGGTCGGCACCGAGACCAAGATCCAGAGCGAGCGCGACGGCCAGACGCTCGGCCTCGAGTTCACCGGCCTGCGCGTCATCAACGTCGAGAACCTCACGGCCGTCGATGCGAGCGGCGGCACCGACGTGCGCAAGGTCGATCTCGTCAACCGGCTCGAGAGCCACCTCGGTTCCGGCGCGAAGACGCGAACCGAGAAGACGCTGCAGAACGTCGGGCCGTCGATCAGCTACAAGCTGCGCGACGCGGCCGGCCAGGCCCGCGAGTACAACAACTACACGCTGCCGCTCACGCTCGATGGCCAGCGCGTCTTCCTCGCTGGGGTGCGTGAGACGCCCAACGAGCCATTCCGCTACCTGCGCATTCCGGCCGACGATGCCGACGGCCTGGCCGGCTGGATGCGGCTGCGCGGCGGCCTCAACGAGCGGGCGTTGCGCGAGGCCGCGGTGCAGCGCTACGTGGCCCGCGCCACGCCGGCCGACAAGCCCGAACTGGCGGAGCAACTGACAGTATCGGCGCGGCGCGCGCTGGACCTCTACGCCGGCATCGAGCCGGTGCGCGCGGGCGAACCGGCCGTCGGCGGGCTGCAGGCGCTGTCGGGCTTCCTGGAGGCCAGCGTGCCGGAAGCCGACCGCGAGCGCACCTCGGACGTGCTGCTGCGCATCCTCAACGGCACGCTGTTCGAGTTGCTGAACCTGACGCGCGAGCGCGCCGGCCTCAAGCCCCTCGTGCCCGACGAGGCCACCCAGGCCTTCATGACACAGGCCGTGCTGTCGCTCTCGGATGCCTTCTTCTACCCGGCGCCGGTGTTGCTGGCGCTGGACGACTACACCCAGGTGCAGGCCAGCGTGTTCCAGGTCACGCGCACGCCGGGCAAGACGCTGGTCTACCTCGGCTGCCTGTTCCTGATCATCGGCGTGTTCGCGATGCTCTATGTGCGCGAACGCCGCCTGTGGGTGTGGCTCGAGGACGCATCGGACGGCGGCGGCACGCGCCTGACCGCCGCGCTGTCGTCGACCCGGCAGACGCTCGACACCGACCGTGAGTTCGAGCAGATACGCGACAGCCTCCTAGCGAAGGAAAGCGCATGA